In the Arachis stenosperma cultivar V10309 chromosome 8, arast.V10309.gnm1.PFL2, whole genome shotgun sequence genome, GGTGTTTTCATGGAAATAGAGTATTTCAAAATATCATGACCAAATTGAAGGTTTTGAATTGTCTGATATCTCTGTTTTCTCCATAATAAAGATTATCTAATTTAGAACACTTCTCAATTCTTTGCTTAAATAGTAGGAAATTGAACTTTTATCTTACCTGGCCTTTCTGAAGAattgttaacttttttttttggggggggggggggggggttggCAACTTAGTATTAACACTTAACAATTATGGCAATCAGAGTGTTCTGTTCCTGTTCTCTTCAAGTTTTGATGAACCGTTTTGCATTTCCCACTTTTCATTTACATTGTATGTTTTCGCTGTTTGTTTCAAGATAATTTGAACGATCGATTTCCATGGCCATTGAATTTCTTAGTCAATTTTCTGACTGGTGAATATGTGGTCGCAGGTCCTGCACCACTATACGTGCTATGTATCCAGTAACTGCTTAAGTACCTGAGTTGTTTTGTGTATAGAGACTCCCAGAGACCGGactttaccttttttttttcctgttGAAATTATAGTTTTACAGCCAAGTTTAATGCCTTATTTGATTACTAATCATTGATGCACTCTATTCTCTATATTGTGTATAGCGAGATGTCAGACTTGGAAGTGTTGTATAAATTCAAGAAGGGGCTAGGTCAGAATCTTTGCAGAAGCTAGTAAAAGGCATGCTTTTTCAACTCATTCCAATGTGAATAAGAATGTGTTTATACTGTTCTGTTTGGTtctgtttttttcttttgtaggaAGATGAGTTTGAATTGAATCACATGACATTTGGGAGGTGAATTGCTGAAATTATTCATAATGCTATACCTTGTATAACTGTGCTGGGGATGTTGCTGTGCTGAGATAATTTGAATGGGACTGACGCTGTTTTGGACCCTCGAGTCAGCTTGAAAAGAAATGATGAAAGGAGAAACAGATTGGGGTTTGGGGGATGGCACTGTGTTGATCGTTTATGTACATAGATGAAGAGCATGATGGAGATGCCTAAAACGGTCACATCCTGTTGTCTGTGAAACATGGTCTAAACTCATATTCAGAGCTCTCAATGTCTCAAAAATCCTTTTTAACATATTTACCTACTTTGATTTTTAAGGAGTTGGAACTATGTTGTTTTGCTTTGCGATGTGGTTGATACATCGTGTAAATGTAGTTTAGTAGTTTATTTTGGGTAGGTGGTTAAGAAGAGAAAATGCTAAGAAAAATGCTTGGCGGAAGATTAGAAATTGGGGTGGATAAATCTGTTGATgagtttctttggtttttacAATTTAGTGAACTAGGCTTGTGAAAATTTGTATCTCTCATCATTAGTGCTTCTAAACATTTCGTTTCTGAGTACTTTATTGTTCATTTGATGATTCTGAAGCCTAGTATAGGTCTTAAAACGATACATTTTGAATGAGATCCACTAAATCAACCTTGCCAATCGTATTTACGGAATAAAGCTGAATGTAAACATTAATAAACTTGACGATTATAATATACATTACATTTTATGTCTTTGGGATTATTCTTAGTGGGGATTACCCCCGTTACACACTACTATACAAGCGGCTTTCTTCGTTCTCGCTTGTAACATTACTGTCCTTGTAACTGGCTATGTACCTAGCATCACTAAGTAGGGGAGTTATGTCAAAGTCAGTTGCCACTCTCTTACGTGAAGAACCTGGGTGACAACACTGACGAAGAACTTGCAAAATCTCCCTTGTGGAAGGCCTAGATGAGGGTAATGAGCTTGTGCAAATGAGCCCTAGTTTGTAGACAGTAGTCATATCTTCCACGTGGCATGTTTCTTTGATATCCTCATCTAAGACATCAGCAAGACACTTCCCCTCACTGTATTGCCTCCATGCCCAGTCAACTAGGCTGCTTCCATCTTCTCCACATTTAGGCTCTCTTCCAGTCACAAGCTCTAGGAGCACAACCCCAAAACTATATACATCGACTTTCTCATTGATCTTGCTACAATAAGCATATTCTGCAATGCAATTGAATCAACGTTAGATTACTCCACCAAAGTATCAGTTGACTTAAGTTTTCAATTGGCATTGTAAGATATAAATTCATTCATTTATTTCTAGCCAACAGAATCAGTGTTTGAGAAATAAGCATTTTATGACCAAGTTGTGACAGCTCTTGTTTACCTGGTGGAATGTAGCCAAAAGACCCTGCTAAAGCAGACATGGTGTGCAGCTCCCCTGGCTTTAACAGCATCGTGGCGAGTCCAAAATCTGCTATACTAGCCTTGAATTCGGAGTTTAATAATATATTGCTAGACTTAACATCGCGATGGATGATTGATGGTGAGCACTCATGGTGCATGTAACATAGGCCTTGTGCAGCTCCAATGGCAATCTTCAACCTCGTTGGCCAACTCAACACCGCATGAGTCCTGTTGGGTGTACTCAAACCAATTGGTGACTTTTTATTCTTTCCATGAAGCCATTTGTCAAGGCTATGATTTTCCATGTACTCGTATACAAGAAGCTTTGAGTTCTCACTTGAGTAGCAACACAAGAGTTTCACTACATTAGAATGCCTAATGTTGCCCAAGATTTCAACCTCAGCCATAAACTCTTTCTCCCGCTTGTGATCCACATCCTTGTCACTCCAAATCTGCTTCACAGCAACATACTCACCTGGGCGATTTGAAGCGATCCGGTAAACTTTTCCAAAGCCTCCACTTCCAATAAGGTTGCTGTCTGTCAAGCTTGAGAAGAGATTAATTTCTGTGAGGTCATGCCTCTGGAATGAAGTGAGCCTCCATGTTGAAAGCTTACGGCCACAACGCAGCTTTTTACCCCGTTGCTTTGTCAGCTTGCACAATGCCAAGAGGGCAGCGGCTAACAATACAATGATGATGACCCCAAGAATCAAGGCAAAGAATTTTTTAGATGAATTGCTGGAGTGGGATGAGGTTTTAGTTAAGCAATTAGATAGATTGACTTTTGGATCATAAGCACACAGATTGGGATTGTTCAAGAAACTACTTTCATAGGCGAGGTTGTTAAGCTCATCTGGTATGTTCCCAGAAAGCTTATTATAGGACAAGTTGAGAAAAACAAACCTCAAGTCGCCTAACTGAGTTGGTATTTCACCAGACAACTCATTTTCAGACAAATCCAAGTAAACCAGACTAGGAAGAGTACTCATAGCTAGTGGGATTTGacctgaaaggttgtttcttgATAGGGTTAAAGTGTTCAACGACTTCCATGAAATTATGTCGGATGGAAGCGTACCGGAAAGTTGATTCCCATCAAGCATGAGAGTTGTCATCTGAGAAATACCGGTCAATTCTCTTGGAATCTCACCGGAAAGCATGTTGTTTCCTGCCTTGAAAACCACAAGATTCACAACAGAAGAAACACCAAGCAATATTGGACCAGAAAACTTGTTGTCTCTGATCTCCAACCTTGTCATACTCCGGGACAATTCTCTTGGAATCTGACCGGAAAACGAGTTGTTGCTCAGCATCAAGCTCTCAAGGCTCCTGGAAGTCCACAAACTCAAAGGAACCTCCCCTGAAAACCTGTTATTGTGAAGCTGAACTGTGACAAGAGAACTACAATTCCCAAGCCATTGAGGCAAGTCACCACTCAGATCATTGGAGAAAGCCACCACACCCCTCAGAGCACCGCCGTCACACAAATGCTCCGGCAGCCCTCCACTCAACTGATTGCTGTCAACCTCAAACCCCACCAGCCTCGAATGCCTGCCAAATTCCGGAGGCAGAGTTCCATTCAGTTTGTTCCCAAAAACACTAAAATTACTAAGCTTTGGTAATAATCCTAAACCATTTGGAATCTCACCACTCAACTGGTTATAATAGAGCAGCAAAGCCGTCAAGTTGTTCAACTTCCCAAAATCTTTTGGTATAGAACCTGTCAAATTGTTCATGCTCAAATCAACCCCAGCCAGGTTCAAAGCTTGCACCGAATTTGGTATCTCACCAAACAACTTATTGTGGTACAGATACAAAAACGTCAAATTTCTTAAAGAAAACAAGCTAGTAGGAATTCTCCCTGTTAAGTTGTTCATTGACAAATCCAACTTTTCAAGATTCTCCAGTTTCGCGAAACTCTGGGGAATCTCTCCAGTCAAGTTGCACCGAGACAGCCACAAGAACTTCAGGTTCGTCAGGTTCCCAAAGTCGACCGGGATCGGCGCAGGGGCAAGACGGTAATTAAAGGCAAGACCAAGGATTTCCAGATTGGAGAGGTTTCCGATTTCTTTTGCTAACGTTCCGTTGAAGTTGTTCTGGAAGAGGTGGAGGGTTCTGAGTTCCGGCAGGTTTCCGATGGCCGGAGGAACGTCGCCGATGAAGCTGTTGCCGCCAAGGTTGAGGTACGTTAGGGTTCTGAGGCGGTCGACGTCGTCGGGAATTTTTCCGGCCAGGTAGTTCTGTGAGAGGTCGAGGTAGTTGAGAT is a window encoding:
- the LOC130944005 gene encoding receptor-like protein kinase HSL1; translation: MNATQKMSKIPLRIRKFSLHLFFLLTLTLSSDVISQTTEQTTLLTFKHQLGDPPSLQSWQPSPSSSPCGWQEVRCTGGAVTELLLANKDITVKNLPAPTICDGLRNLTKLDLSNNSISGEFPTSLYNCSNLNYLDLSQNYLAGKIPDDVDRLRTLTYLNLGGNSFIGDVPPAIGNLPELRTLHLFQNNFNGTLAKEIGNLSNLEILGLAFNYRLAPAPIPVDFGNLTNLKFLWLSRCNLTGEIPQSFAKLENLEKLDLSMNNLTGRIPTSLFSLRNLTFLYLYHNKLFGEIPNSVQALNLAGVDLSMNNLTGSIPKDFGKLNNLTALLLYYNQLSGEIPNGLGLLPKLSNFSVFGNKLNGTLPPEFGRHSRLVGFEVDSNQLSGGLPEHLCDGGALRGVVAFSNDLSGDLPQWLGNCSSLVTVQLHNNRFSGEVPLSLWTSRSLESLMLSNNSFSGQIPRELSRSMTRLEIRDNKFSGPILLGVSSVVNLVVFKAGNNMLSGEIPRELTGISQMTTLMLDGNQLSGTLPSDIISWKSLNTLTLSRNNLSGQIPLAMSTLPSLVYLDLSENELSGEIPTQLGDLRFVFLNLSYNKLSGNIPDELNNLAYESSFLNNPNLCAYDPKVNLSNCLTKTSSHSSNSSKKFFALILGVIIIVLLAAALLALCKLTKQRGKKLRCGRKLSTWRLTSFQRHDLTEINLFSSLTDSNLIGSGGFGKVYRIASNRPGEYVAVKQIWSDKDVDHKREKEFMAEVEILGNIRHSNVVKLLCCYSSENSKLLVYEYMENHSLDKWLHGKNKKSPIGLSTPNRTHAVLSWPTRLKIAIGAAQGLCYMHHECSPSIIHRDVKSSNILLNSEFKASIADFGLATMLLKPGELHTMSALAGSFGYIPPEYAYCSKINEKVDVYSFGVVLLELVTGREPKCGEDGSSLVDWAWRQYSEGKCLADVLDEDIKETCHVEDMTTVYKLGLICTSSLPSSRPSTREILQVLRQCCHPGSSRKRVATDFDITPLLSDARYIASYKDSNVTSENEESRLYSSV